A window of the Bacillus andreraoultii genome harbors these coding sequences:
- the ytxC gene encoding sporulation protein YtxC, producing MICIQFNNQDDQSYFYNIFQEYHIDNLQVEEKTYQLNFIYPKENKEDILLNIHTLLKRFILEKKRTDWCKRILEEEFFFTDVDEQIQIIEMVYSILAGKRKDIPLEIDHSLLEERVDQALYEVLQTDQPFSIEAFTTFRLRFYREKLSSYIEVAIDEYKLEQEYQSFIYYLRNFLSDRKAKMNCIYIVNEDDFIFFDENKREMKRSELNKCIDRKLLSDHPVYVDSTTIAPLISIAPEKIYLYTNEPESGIIRTLKNIFEEKLHIYSLHAFSFENG from the coding sequence GTGATTTGTATCCAATTTAATAATCAAGATGATCAAAGTTATTTTTATAACATTTTTCAAGAATACCATATTGATAATTTACAAGTAGAAGAGAAAACGTATCAATTAAACTTTATCTATCCAAAAGAAAACAAAGAAGATATACTACTTAACATACATACATTACTGAAACGGTTTATTTTGGAGAAAAAGCGGACAGATTGGTGTAAGCGAATATTAGAGGAAGAATTTTTCTTTACAGATGTCGATGAACAAATACAAATTATTGAGATGGTGTATTCAATTTTAGCTGGAAAAAGAAAAGACATCCCATTGGAAATTGATCATTCGTTGCTAGAGGAGCGAGTAGATCAAGCCTTATATGAAGTATTACAAACAGACCAACCTTTTTCTATCGAGGCTTTTACAACCTTCCGACTTCGCTTTTATAGGGAAAAATTATCTTCCTATATCGAAGTAGCAATCGATGAATACAAATTAGAACAAGAATATCAATCATTTATTTACTATTTACGTAATTTTTTATCGGATAGAAAAGCAAAGATGAATTGTATTTATATTGTAAATGAAGATGATTTTATCTTTTTTGATGAAAATAAAAGAGAAATGAAAAGATCAGAACTAAATAAATGTATTGATCGGAAACTATTATCTGATCATCCAGTTTACGTAGATTCAACTACAATTGCTCCACTTATATCTATTGCACCGGAAAAGATTTATCTTTATACAAATGAACCTGAAAGTGGAATTATACGAACGTTAAAAAATATATTT
- the dnaI gene encoding primosomal protein DnaI has translation MENINNTIRRMGNRGNLQKQMAELRQEIMENKDVRAFMMEHQGEITSSMIDRSLGKLYEYISQCRGCDECSSLAQCKNIIPGFEPELVIKNNAIDVHYVPCRLKRLADERKKQERLIQCFYMPKDVLQASLSEVILDTVSRIKAVDKVEQFITHYDREHFQKGFYFYGPFGTGKTYLLGAIAHELAEVGISSIIVYVPELIREMKQAISDNTLNEKLNLLKHAPILMFDDIGAEAVSSWVRDEVLGPILQYRMLEKLPTFFTSNFNLNELEHHLTYTQRGEEEKVKAARIIERIKYLAEPVEIDGANKRE, from the coding sequence ATGGAAAATATTAATAACACGATAAGGCGAATGGGTAATCGTGGGAATTTGCAAAAACAAATGGCAGAGTTGCGCCAAGAGATTATGGAAAATAAGGATGTTCGAGCGTTTATGATGGAACATCAAGGGGAAATAACGAGTTCAATGATTGACCGAAGCCTTGGAAAACTATATGAATATATATCTCAATGTCGGGGCTGTGATGAATGTTCTTCTCTTGCACAATGTAAAAATATTATTCCTGGATTTGAACCAGAACTCGTTATTAAGAATAACGCAATAGATGTGCATTATGTTCCCTGTCGTTTGAAAAGACTTGCAGATGAACGGAAAAAACAAGAACGGCTCATCCAATGCTTTTATATGCCTAAAGATGTTTTACAAGCGTCTCTTAGTGAAGTTATCCTTGATACGGTTAGTCGAATTAAAGCAGTCGATAAAGTCGAACAGTTTATTACGCATTATGACAGGGAGCATTTTCAAAAAGGATTTTATTTTTATGGACCTTTTGGAACGGGAAAGACGTATTTATTAGGAGCGATTGCCCATGAATTAGCAGAAGTAGGAATTTCATCAATTATTGTTTATGTTCCCGAACTGATACGAGAGATGAAGCAAGCAATAAGTGATAATACATTAAACGAAAAACTCAATTTATTGAAACATGCTCCCATTTTAATGTTTGATGATATTGGGGCTGAAGCAGTTTCAAGTTGGGTACGAGATGAAGTGCTCGGGCCGATTTTACAATATCGCATGTTAGAAAAACTTCCGACCTTTTTTACGTCCAATTTTAATTTAAACGAATTAGAACATCATTTAACGTATACACAGCGCGGTGAAGAAGAAAAAGTAAAAGCTGCTCGAATTATTGAACGAATTAAATATTTAGCTGAACCCGTTGAAATAGATGGAGCGAATAAGCGTGAATAA